The Halomicronema hongdechloris C2206 genome includes a window with the following:
- a CDS encoding hydantoinase B/oxoprolinase family protein, giving the protein MTSLPQTPGRWQFWIDRGGTFTDIVARRPDGQRVVHKLLSENPGRYQDAPLQGIRGGVRPGTGCPFPYRTDRAVKMGTTVATNALLERQGDRTVLVITKGFQDALRIGYQHRPDIFARQIVLPEMLYERVIEVEARCSAQGEELVPLTPEQQQRLRTELQQAYDAGIRSCAVVLMHGYRYPNQEQQVGAIARQVGFQQVSISHQVSPLIKLISRGDTTVVDAYLSPLLQRYANRIAQELQGCRLMFMQSNGGLTDATLFQGKDSILSGPAGGIVGAVKTSQIAGYERIIGFDMGGTSTDVSHYNGHYERRFETEIAGVRLRAPMMAIHTVAAGGGSILSFDGSRYRVGPASAGADPGPACYRQGGPLTVTDANVMVGKIQPRFFPQVFGPHGDQPLDGEVVIRRFQELAQTIQQQTGDQRSPEQVAAGFLAIAIEKMANAIKQISVQRGHDVSTYTLCCFGGAGGQHACLLAELLGIREIFIHPYAGVLSAYGMGLADIRALQERTLEKRLTQELMPEMRSQLETMASTGLQELQQQGLDVSPLASPLTSSEQVQVQPRVHLKYEGTDSPLIVPFGELEQMRQHFAAGHRQRYGFALADKPLIVDTLSVEVIGKASQIEEPSLATPRSHSLQPKTTVSIYTRSGWHHTPVYHRDHLHPGDTLPGPTLIIEATGTNVVEPGWSASLNQKGHLVVKKEQNARQQAAGATHPPSFCSSPPLPPPPDPVLLEIFNNLFRAIADEMGVTLQNTSYSVNIKERLDFSCALFDQQGQLVANAPHIPVHLGSMGESVQSLIQAKGKVLRPGDVYVLNNPYNGGTHLPDVTVITPVFLEADSPLFYMASRGHHADIGGITPGSMPPNSTTIDQEGVLIDHVLLVEQGEFREEALRRQLTQAPYPVRNPNQNIADLQAQIAANEKGSQELGKMVATYGLATVQSYMHHVQDNAEECVRRVIDVLQDGQFTYTMDNGSQIQVTITIDRQTRQAGIDFSGTSPQQPNNFNAPAAVCKAAVLYVFRTLVDDDIPLNAGCFKPLQVVIPTGSMLNPHPPAAVVAGNVETSQAISNALYGALGVMAAAQGTMNNLTFGNQRYQYYETICGGSGAGPDFDGTDAVHTHMTNSRLTDPEVLEWRFPVLVERFQIRQGSGGAGQHRGGNGMIRCLRFREPMTVALLSSHRRIPPFGLRGGAPGAVGRNRIVRRDGTVVLLNGQAMVQVEAGDAIVVETPGGGGYGQAPT; this is encoded by the coding sequence ATGACCAGCTTGCCCCAAACCCCTGGCCGCTGGCAATTTTGGATTGATCGAGGAGGTACCTTTACAGACATCGTAGCGCGGCGGCCCGATGGTCAACGGGTGGTGCACAAGCTGCTGTCAGAGAATCCAGGACGCTATCAGGATGCCCCCCTGCAGGGGATACGGGGAGGTGTTAGGCCTGGCACCGGATGCCCCTTTCCCTACCGAACAGATCGAGCGGTGAAGATGGGCACCACAGTAGCCACTAATGCCCTCTTGGAGCGCCAGGGAGATCGCACGGTCTTGGTGATTACGAAAGGCTTTCAGGATGCCCTGCGCATCGGCTACCAACATCGGCCCGATATCTTTGCCCGTCAGATTGTCTTGCCGGAGATGCTCTATGAACGGGTGATCGAGGTGGAGGCCCGCTGTAGTGCCCAGGGGGAGGAGTTAGTGCCCCTGACCCCAGAGCAGCAGCAGCGCCTGCGGACAGAGTTGCAGCAGGCCTATGACGCTGGCATTCGCTCCTGTGCGGTGGTGTTGATGCATGGTTACCGCTATCCCAACCAGGAACAACAGGTGGGTGCGATCGCACGGCAAGTAGGCTTCCAGCAGGTCTCGATTTCCCACCAGGTGAGTCCCCTGATTAAACTGATTAGCCGTGGCGATACTACTGTGGTGGATGCCTATCTCTCACCACTGCTGCAGCGCTATGCGAACCGCATTGCCCAGGAACTGCAGGGCTGCCGCTTGATGTTCATGCAGTCCAACGGTGGCTTGACCGATGCCACCCTGTTTCAAGGCAAAGACAGTATTCTCTCGGGGCCGGCCGGGGGCATTGTGGGGGCGGTGAAGACCAGCCAGATAGCAGGCTACGAGCGCATCATCGGCTTTGATATGGGCGGCACCTCCACCGATGTCTCCCACTATAACGGCCACTACGAACGTCGCTTCGAGACGGAAATCGCCGGGGTGCGGCTGCGAGCCCCGATGATGGCCATCCACACCGTGGCAGCGGGGGGAGGCTCGATCCTCAGTTTCGATGGTAGTCGCTACCGCGTGGGACCGGCCTCGGCTGGGGCAGATCCCGGTCCCGCCTGCTACCGCCAAGGGGGGCCCCTGACGGTCACCGATGCCAACGTCATGGTGGGCAAGATCCAACCCCGATTCTTTCCCCAGGTCTTTGGTCCCCATGGCGACCAACCCCTGGATGGGGAGGTGGTGATACGCCGCTTTCAGGAGTTGGCCCAGACGATTCAGCAACAAACCGGTGATCAGCGCTCTCCGGAACAGGTGGCGGCGGGCTTTTTAGCCATCGCCATCGAAAAGATGGCCAATGCCATTAAGCAAATTTCGGTGCAGCGGGGCCATGATGTCTCCACCTATACCCTCTGCTGTTTCGGCGGCGCCGGGGGCCAGCATGCCTGTCTGCTGGCAGAACTGCTGGGCATTCGGGAAATCTTTATCCATCCCTACGCCGGGGTGTTGTCCGCCTATGGCATGGGCCTGGCCGATATCCGAGCCCTGCAGGAGCGCACCCTAGAGAAACGACTCACTCAGGAGCTGATGCCTGAGATGCGATCGCAGCTGGAAACCATGGCCAGCACTGGCCTGCAAGAGCTGCAACAGCAAGGCCTGGATGTGTCACCGTTGGCCTCTCCCCTAACCAGCAGTGAGCAGGTGCAAGTACAGCCCCGGGTCCACCTCAAATATGAAGGTACCGACTCTCCTCTGATAGTGCCCTTCGGTGAGCTGGAGCAGATGCGGCAACACTTTGCCGCCGGCCACCGCCAACGCTACGGCTTTGCCTTAGCCGATAAGCCCCTGATTGTCGATACCCTCTCCGTGGAAGTCATTGGCAAAGCCAGCCAGATCGAGGAGCCTTCCCTAGCCACCCCTCGCTCCCATTCTCTGCAGCCCAAGACCACCGTCTCCATCTACACTCGCAGCGGTTGGCACCACACCCCCGTCTATCACCGCGATCACCTCCACCCCGGCGATACCCTGCCCGGCCCGACCCTGATCATCGAAGCCACCGGCACCAATGTGGTGGAACCCGGCTGGAGTGCCAGTCTCAATCAGAAAGGGCATTTGGTGGTGAAAAAAGAGCAAAATGCAAGGCAGCAGGCAGCAGGCGCTACCCATCCACCCTCCTTCTGCTCCTCTCCCCCTCTCCCCCCTCCCCCTGACCCAGTCCTGCTGGAGATCTTCAACAATCTCTTCCGGGCCATCGCCGACGAAATGGGCGTGACCCTGCAGAACACCAGCTACTCCGTCAACATCAAAGAACGGCTGGACTTTTCCTGTGCCCTCTTCGATCAGCAGGGACAACTGGTGGCCAATGCTCCCCACATTCCTGTCCACTTAGGCTCCATGGGCGAGAGCGTGCAGAGCCTGATCCAGGCCAAAGGGAAGGTGCTGCGTCCAGGGGATGTCTATGTGCTCAACAATCCTTACAACGGTGGCACCCATCTACCCGATGTCACCGTCATCACCCCCGTCTTTCTGGAGGCCGACTCCCCCTTGTTCTACATGGCTTCGCGGGGACACCACGCCGACATCGGCGGCATCACTCCCGGCTCCATGCCCCCAAACAGCACCACCATCGACCAAGAAGGCGTCCTGATCGATCACGTTCTACTGGTAGAGCAGGGGGAATTCCGAGAAGAGGCGCTGCGGCGGCAGCTCACCCAGGCTCCCTATCCAGTTCGCAATCCCAATCAGAACATCGCCGACCTACAAGCTCAAATCGCTGCCAATGAGAAAGGCAGCCAGGAACTCGGCAAAATGGTGGCCACCTACGGCCTGGCCACGGTGCAGAGCTATATGCACCATGTGCAAGACAACGCCGAGGAGTGCGTGCGCCGGGTGATCGACGTCCTCCAGGATGGCCAATTCACCTACACCATGGACAACGGCAGCCAGATTCAGGTCACCATTACCATCGATCGACAGACCCGCCAGGCCGGCATCGACTTTAGCGGCACCTCGCCGCAGCAGCCCAATAACTTCAATGCTCCCGCCGCCGTCTGCAAAGCCGCTGTACTCTACGTCTTCCGCACCCTGGTGGATGACGATATCCCCCTCAATGCCGGCTGCTTCAAGCCATTGCAGGTGGTGATTCCAACTGGATCAATGCTGAATCCTCACCCCCCGGCTGCCGTCGTTGCCGGCAATGTGGAAACCTCCCAAGCCATTAGCAACGCCCTCTACGGTGCCTTAGGGGTCATGGCCGCCGCTCAGGGCACCATGAACAACCTCACCTTCGGCAACCAGCGCTACCAGTATTACGAGACCATCTGCGGCGGCTCCGGGGCCGGTCCCGACTTCGATGGCACCGACGCCGTACACACCCACATGACCAATTCCCGCCTCACAGACCCAGAGGTGCTGGAATGGCGCTTTCCAGTCTTGGTGGAACGCTTCCAGATTCGCCAAGGCAGTGGCGGCGCCGGTCAGCATCGCGGCGGTAATGGCATGATTCGCTGCCTCCGCTTTCGCGAACCCATGACCGTTGCTCTACTCTCTAGCCACCGCCGCATTCCTCCCTTTGGTCTACGGGGAGGAGCGCCAGGCGCCGTAGGTCGCAATCGAATAGTACGTCGAGATGGCACGGTGGTTCTCCTAAACGGTCAAGCCATGGTTCAAGTGGAAGCCGGTGACGCCATTGTGGTGGAGACTCCCGGCGGTGGTGGCTATGGGCAAGCACCTACCTAA
- a CDS encoding DUF1614 domain-containing protein yields MIYLPVSLFLFVLLILLLPFIWFVFTVDVVQVAAAKLGFSPEIGLLLLLLILLGSTVNIPLYRVETQSDPLDEFMQLFQRQFWGIPLVQMRQVVVVALNLGGGLIPVLLALYQFSQANPLSILLVTAIVTVVSYFAAHVVPGIGIQMNPLLAPLTAAATALVFAAGQAPSVAFAGGVLGTLIGADLLHLKDITAMASGVLSIGGAGVFDGLALCGLFALLLT; encoded by the coding sequence ATGATCTACCTCCCCGTCTCCCTATTCCTGTTCGTCCTGTTGATCCTGCTGCTGCCCTTCATCTGGTTTGTCTTTACCGTCGATGTGGTGCAGGTGGCCGCTGCTAAGTTGGGCTTTTCACCAGAGATTGGGCTGCTGCTATTGCTGCTGATTCTGTTGGGCAGCACTGTGAATATTCCCCTTTATCGGGTTGAGACCCAGTCAGATCCCCTAGATGAATTCATGCAATTGTTTCAGCGGCAGTTCTGGGGTATTCCCCTGGTGCAGATGCGACAAGTGGTGGTAGTTGCCCTAAATCTAGGGGGTGGACTGATTCCGGTACTGTTAGCCCTGTACCAATTTAGCCAAGCCAATCCCCTTAGCATTCTCCTGGTGACCGCCATCGTGACTGTGGTTAGCTACTTTGCCGCCCATGTTGTTCCCGGCATCGGCATCCAGATGAACCCCTTGCTAGCCCCTCTAACGGCGGCAGCGACTGCCCTGGTATTTGCAGCGGGACAAGCCCCATCCGTGGCCTTCGCCGGAGGCGTCTTGGGGACCTTGATTGGAGCCGATCTGCTGCATCTTAAAGACATCACCGCTATGGCCTCGGGCGTGCTCAGCATCGGCGGCGCTGGAGTATTCGATGGCCTTGCCCTCTGCGGCTTGTTTGCATTGCTGCTGACCTAA
- a CDS encoding DUF3611 family protein produces the protein MTGELDYSLPPAVRRISGNFRRFGWISFWAQLVLAIISSLVILFAIASGGAGSDNSTNVGTGGGLVLAMLGVAVVYGGAYWAFRYTRLARRLRSRDAAARPKPKDAMQALQTGLIVNLVGMLLTLLGAGAITGSLIGQSLRQQNVSGFNITQLVKPIDIFVVQANTNTLLAHFIGIVATLWLLRTISRA, from the coding sequence ATGACCGGTGAACTCGACTATTCCCTGCCCCCAGCAGTACGCCGCATCTCTGGGAACTTCCGCCGCTTCGGCTGGATCAGTTTCTGGGCCCAGCTGGTGCTGGCCATTATCTCCAGCCTGGTGATCCTATTCGCCATCGCCAGTGGGGGCGCCGGCTCCGATAACAGCACTAACGTCGGCACCGGTGGCGGCCTAGTGCTGGCCATGCTCGGGGTAGCCGTGGTCTATGGCGGTGCCTACTGGGCCTTTCGCTATACTCGCCTGGCTCGCCGCCTACGCAGCCGCGACGCCGCCGCTCGACCTAAACCCAAAGATGCCATGCAGGCCCTACAGACGGGGTTGATCGTTAACCTGGTAGGCATGCTACTGACCCTACTGGGGGCGGGAGCCATCACCGGTAGCCTGATTGGCCAGTCTCTGCGACAGCAAAATGTCAGCGGCTTCAACATCACTCAGCTGGTGAAGCCCATCGATATTTTCGTCGTCCAAGCTAACACCAACACGTTGCTGGCTCATTTTATTGGCATTGTGGCCACCCTTTGGTTGCTACGCACCATTAGTCGAGCTTAG
- a CDS encoding TldD/PmbA family protein: MAFSIDQAKELLTDWMRHYCDRIDYLTIRLERSESTDILLRGGQVETLSEAMALGGQVRACHRGGWGFASFNQLATLPERIEDAIAAARLVGDDQTLLAPVEAVQATCRLPLQGSDPRAISLNRKQALCQHYADILRRVDDRIASTSVRYGDIAQQVLLATSEGTLIEQSWSDMEMRFAATARNGDTVQTGRETVGSRKAYEDLEHLDQRVQAAAQRAVAALDLPTVRGDAYTVVIDPILAGLFVHEAFGHLSEADMAYENPDLLEVMTLGRRFGPRDLQIFDGAAPAGHRGSYRYDDEGTAATTTQLIKDGVLVGRLHSRETAGKLGEAATGNARCLSYQYPPLVRMTNTWIEPGNIPVADLCNGIKTGVYARNWLGGMTNGEMFTFAAGEAWMIRDGKLAEPVRDVTLSGNVFRTLADIEAIGDDFYWDESGGCGKGGQSGLPVGCGGPSLRIRNVVVGGDAMD, translated from the coding sequence ATGGCCTTTTCCATTGATCAGGCGAAGGAGTTACTGACGGATTGGATGCGACACTATTGCGATCGCATCGATTACTTGACCATTCGCCTCGAGCGCTCCGAGAGTACTGATATCCTGCTGCGGGGAGGCCAAGTCGAGACCCTGAGCGAAGCCATGGCTCTCGGCGGTCAAGTGCGGGCCTGCCATCGCGGCGGCTGGGGCTTTGCCAGCTTCAACCAACTGGCTACGCTGCCTGAGCGGATTGAAGACGCCATAGCTGCTGCCCGCTTGGTGGGAGACGACCAGACTCTGCTAGCTCCCGTGGAGGCCGTTCAAGCGACCTGTCGACTGCCCCTACAAGGGAGCGATCCGCGGGCCATCTCCTTAAACCGTAAACAAGCCCTGTGTCAACACTATGCAGACATTTTGCGGCGTGTCGATGACCGCATTGCCTCCACCTCCGTTCGCTATGGGGACATCGCTCAGCAGGTGCTGCTGGCCACCTCGGAAGGCACCCTGATTGAGCAATCCTGGTCCGATATGGAGATGCGCTTTGCCGCCACGGCCCGCAATGGTGACACAGTCCAGACGGGGCGCGAGACCGTTGGCTCCCGCAAAGCCTACGAAGATCTCGAGCACTTGGATCAACGGGTGCAAGCGGCAGCCCAACGAGCGGTTGCGGCCCTGGACCTACCGACGGTGCGGGGTGATGCCTACACAGTGGTGATCGACCCCATCCTAGCTGGACTCTTTGTCCATGAAGCCTTCGGTCATCTCTCGGAGGCCGACATGGCCTACGAAAACCCGGACCTGCTAGAGGTGATGACGCTAGGCCGGCGCTTTGGTCCCCGAGACCTGCAGATCTTTGATGGGGCTGCTCCTGCTGGCCATCGGGGCAGTTATCGCTACGATGATGAAGGGACTGCGGCGACTACCACCCAGTTGATTAAAGATGGCGTTTTAGTCGGTCGTCTCCATTCCCGAGAGACAGCAGGCAAACTAGGAGAAGCGGCCACTGGCAATGCCCGCTGCCTCAGTTACCAATACCCTCCCCTGGTGCGCATGACCAATACCTGGATTGAACCAGGAAATATCCCGGTGGCCGATCTCTGCAATGGCATCAAAACTGGCGTCTATGCCCGTAACTGGCTGGGGGGCATGACCAATGGTGAAATGTTTACCTTCGCCGCCGGGGAAGCCTGGATGATTCGTGATGGCAAACTGGCGGAGCCAGTGCGAGATGTTACCCTTTCTGGCAATGTCTTTCGTACCCTAGCCGACATCGAAGCCATTGGAGATGACTTCTATTGGGATGAATCGGGGGGCTGTGGCAAGGGTGGGCAGAGCGGCCTACCGGTAGGTTGTGGCGGACCCAGTCTGCGCATTCGCAATGTGGTGGTGGGTGGCGATGCCATGGATTAA
- a CDS encoding nuclear transport factor 2 family protein: MASVTSASATLPGLIPAVAEYIDSFNQGEFDATAALFAPQGTLQPPFEESVVGRDAIATYLCREAQGMHIEPQQVAVEKLDAGHRQVTLKGRVTALVFKVNAAWIFHLTADNQIQRVEVRLLASLQELLSLQR; the protein is encoded by the coding sequence ATGGCATCAGTCACATCAGCATCCGCCACCTTGCCAGGGCTGATTCCCGCCGTTGCCGAGTACATTGACTCCTTCAACCAGGGCGAGTTCGACGCAACGGCGGCCCTATTCGCTCCCCAAGGAACGTTGCAACCGCCCTTTGAAGAGTCAGTAGTGGGTCGCGATGCGATCGCAACCTACCTATGCAGAGAAGCTCAGGGCATGCATATCGAGCCTCAGCAGGTTGCCGTCGAGAAACTAGACGCTGGCCATCGGCAAGTGACTCTGAAGGGACGAGTGACTGCCCTGGTATTCAAGGTTAATGCTGCCTGGATATTTCACCTGACTGCTGACAATCAAATTCAGCGAGTGGAAGTTCGACTACTCGCCTCCCTGCAGGAGCTGCTATCACTGCAGCGATAG
- a CDS encoding orange carotenoid protein N-terminal domain-containing protein, with product MTYAVDRTTSPALQVVPNAIASFRQLSADEQLGLLWVIYENMGGAITPAAPGAARMQFAEGLLQDVKAMPQQDQLQFMRDLVNRINTEHTRAYGVLSNNTKLAFWYQLAELMRTGEVIPVPSFYKLPEQALALFGQISKLEFGQQITVLRQAVMEMGVDPLAA from the coding sequence ATGACTTACGCTGTTGACCGCACTACATCCCCTGCGCTTCAGGTAGTGCCTAATGCGATCGCATCCTTCCGGCAGCTCTCTGCCGACGAGCAACTGGGCCTGCTCTGGGTGATCTATGAAAACATGGGCGGCGCCATCACCCCTGCTGCTCCTGGAGCGGCACGTATGCAATTTGCAGAAGGGCTGCTACAAGATGTAAAGGCGATGCCCCAGCAAGACCAATTGCAGTTTATGCGGGACTTGGTCAATCGGATCAACACCGAGCACACTCGGGCCTACGGAGTGTTGAGCAACAACACCAAGCTAGCCTTCTGGTATCAGCTGGCTGAGTTGATGCGCACCGGCGAAGTGATTCCCGTACCGTCTTTCTATAAGCTGCCTGAGCAGGCCTTGGCTCTCTTTGGTCAGATCTCCAAGCTCGAGTTTGGCCAGCAAATCACGGTACTGCGTCAAGCCGTGATGGAAATGGGCGTAGATCCTCTGGCTGCTTAA
- the trpD gene encoding anthranilate phosphoribosyltransferase, with product MPSTPSQTQDWPTLLQQLIDRQSLSVPQAETLMQGWLAGAISPVLSGGILAALQAKGFSADELAGMARVLQAQSLGGAQPQAHSTPLIDTCGTGGDGAHTFNISTAVAFVAAGAGVAVAKHGNRSASSKVGSADVLEALGVTLDANPTAVRGALQEVGITFLFARGWHPAMKSVAPLRSELKVRTVFNLLGPLVNPLRPTGQVIGVFDPTVRQIMAAALHQLGLPQAMVLHGREALDEAGLGDKTDIALLEDGQISDQVIDPRTFGLTAASKTALQGGNIEDNVAILQAVLQGKGTPAQQDVVLLNAALALKVGGRTQGSTLEEAISHGISIAREVLQSGAAWDKLQQLVGYLR from the coding sequence ATGCCATCCACCCCTTCCCAGACTCAAGACTGGCCTACCCTGCTACAACAACTCATCGATCGGCAGTCCCTCTCGGTGCCCCAAGCTGAGACCCTGATGCAGGGGTGGCTGGCCGGAGCCATTTCCCCGGTCCTCTCAGGGGGAATCCTAGCGGCCTTGCAAGCCAAGGGCTTCTCTGCTGACGAGCTAGCTGGTATGGCTAGAGTGCTGCAGGCCCAGTCCCTAGGAGGAGCCCAGCCGCAGGCACACTCAACCCCTCTGATCGATACCTGTGGCACTGGGGGAGATGGGGCCCATACGTTTAATATCTCTACTGCCGTTGCCTTCGTCGCTGCCGGAGCTGGAGTGGCGGTGGCTAAACATGGCAATCGCTCTGCCTCCAGCAAGGTCGGATCTGCCGATGTGTTGGAAGCTCTAGGGGTGACGCTGGATGCTAATCCGACGGCTGTCAGAGGTGCCCTGCAGGAGGTGGGCATCACCTTCCTGTTTGCTCGGGGCTGGCACCCAGCCATGAAGTCAGTGGCGCCTTTGCGCAGTGAACTCAAGGTGCGTACCGTATTTAACCTGTTAGGTCCCTTGGTGAATCCCTTGCGCCCCACAGGGCAGGTGATTGGAGTCTTTGATCCAACGGTGCGGCAGATTATGGCCGCAGCCTTACATCAACTGGGGCTACCTCAGGCCATGGTGCTACACGGGCGAGAGGCGCTGGATGAAGCTGGGTTGGGGGACAAAACCGATATCGCCCTGCTGGAAGATGGACAGATATCTGACCAGGTAATTGACCCCCGTACCTTTGGCCTCACAGCAGCCTCTAAAACCGCCTTACAAGGAGGGAATATCGAGGACAATGTAGCTATCTTACAAGCGGTTTTACAAGGTAAAGGCACGCCAGCCCAGCAAGATGTCGTCCTGCTCAATGCCGCCCTCGCCTTGAAAGTCGGCGGCCGTACCCAAGGCAGTACCCTGGAGGAGGCCATCAGCCACGGCATTTCTATTGCCCGAGAAGTTCTGCAGAGTGGCGCAGCCTGGGATAAGCTACAACAGCTCGTGGGCTATTTACGGTAG